GTGCATGGTATTTCTTAGACTTTTCAACATGCTTTTTATATTTAGGATGCTCAAATTTCCTGGTTACTTTGACCACAACTGTTTTATCCATCTTGTCACTAACGACAATGCCCGTGAGTCGTTTCTTTGCCATAGTTTTTACCTCCTTACTCCGAGTTCTCTTTCGCGAAGGATTGTTCTAATTCTTGCTATATCGCGCCTCACTTCTTTGATCTGTGCAGTGTTTCTAAGCTGTCCCATAGCATGTTGAAATCTCAAGTCCATCAATTGTTTCTTCTTTTCTTCTAATAATCTTTTGAGTTCATCATCGGTGTAATTTCGGATCTCGGCCGCTTTCATACAGCCTCACCTCCGATGTGAGAACGTGAGACTATCTTGGTTGCTATCGGGAGCTTACTTGCAGCATACATCAAGGCTTCTTTGGCAACATTTTCTTCCACGCCAGCTATTTCGAACAATATCTTTCCGGGTTTTACAACACTAACCCACCCTTCAACGTTACCTTTTCCTTTACCTTGTCTTGTTTCTGCTGGTTTTTTGGTGTAAGGTTTATCTGGAAAAACTCTTATCCAAAGCTTTCCACTCTTTTTCATAACCCTCATTATGGCAATACGACAAGCTTCTATCTGTTGCGATGTAATCCACGCTGGAGCAAGTGCTTTTAAACCCCAATCACCAAAGGTGACTGTTGTACCACCTTTTGCTTCTCCTCGCATTCGTCCACGTTGCTGTTTTCTGTATTTAACCCTCTTTGGCATCAACATTTCAAAAACCTCCTTGTACTAAATCTGGGCATCTCCTTTGTATATCCACACCTTGATACCTATTGTTCCGTACTTTGTCATAGCGGTAGCTGTACCATAATC
The DNA window shown above is from Thermotoga profunda AZM34c06 and carries:
- the rpmC gene encoding 50S ribosomal protein L29, which codes for MKAAEIRNYTDDELKRLLEEKKKQLMDLRFQHAMGQLRNTAQIKEVRRDIARIRTILRERELGVRR
- the rplP gene encoding 50S ribosomal protein L16 → MLMPKRVKYRKQQRGRMRGEAKGGTTVTFGDWGLKALAPAWITSQQIEACRIAIMRVMKKSGKLWIRVFPDKPYTKKPAETRQGKGKGNVEGWVSVVKPGKILFEIAGVEENVAKEALMYAASKLPIATKIVSRSHIGGEAV